The Rhodospirillales bacterium genome includes the window GAAAGCGCTGAGCGACCTGCCCCTCCCGCCGCAGGAAAACGATGTCATCTGGTATATCGGCGACCGCCGCAAAGATGTTCTGGCGGCGCTGACCGCGGCCGAGCACCTGCCCTGCCCGATCATCCCGCTGGCCTATAATCTGCACGCCGCCATCGCGATACTGGAAAACAACCTCCCTGCCGAGCACATCATCATGGCGTGGCCGGACCTGCTCCAGAAACTCGAAGACATTATCCCCAAAGCGGGGAAAAAATTCGCATGACCTACTCCCTGATGATCCACGGCGGTGCCGGCTCCTCCCCCCTGCAGGAAAAAGTCAGCCAGCAAGTCGTCCTCGACAGCATGACAATTATCCTGGAAGCCGGGCGAAAAATCCTGGAAGCCGGGGGCAGCGCTCTGGAAGCCGTACATCATTGTGTAAATCTGCTGGAAAATGATCCCCACTATAATGCCGGGCATGGCGCGCGTGCCAACAGCGAAGGCAACTATGAACTTGATGCCGCCATCATGGATGGCCGCGATATGAGCGCCGGAGCCGTCGCCGCCGTCCCCAATCTGAAAAACCCGATTGATCTGGCGGCCCTCGTCAAAGACAAAACGCCCCATGTCCTGCTGTCCGGCGAAGGCGCTATCCGCTTCGCACAGGAACACAGCGTACCGATCGAAAGCCGGGATTATTTCGTACTGGCCCACACCAAAATTGAAAAACTGATCGTCGAGGAACATGGAACCGTCGGCGCCGTGGCGCGGGACAAACACGGTAATCTGGCCGCCGCCACATCCACAGGCGGCTGGGATACCAAAATGCCGGGCCGCATCGGCGACACCCCGATCATCGGCGCAGGCACATGGGCCGACAATCATAACTGCGCCGTATCATGCACCGGCGTTGGCGAACAATTCATCCGCACAGGACTGGCCAAACACATCGCCTTCCTGATCGAAGAAAAAAACATGGACGCCCCGCAAGCCGCACAAACTGCGATCGAATATCTCGTCGCCCGCGTCAACGGTATGGGGGGCTTCATTGTCATTGATAAAAATGGCCGAACATCGAGTGCCCAGTCCAGCGATCTGCTGCGTCACGGGTGGATAGAAAATGGAGGCCCGACGAACGTCAGTCTGGCAGCACCGATACAGGTTCATAGGCGCTGATCCCTGACGAAGACGTCTGTGTCGCGGCATCCATCCGGCTCAAAAAAGGTTCCAGCCAGGAAACTTGGCGCATATAAGTCTGCAAAGACTGTCCCATCGTCACCTGCCCCTCCAGCAAACTCATCAGCTCTTCAACCGGCGTCAACGGCTTGGGCATCACAACCACGTTAAGCGCTTTTTGATCCGGGACACCGACCACCGCGGCGGCATAATCCAGCGCCTCAGACAACCCACCCAACTCATCAACCAGCCCACGCTCCAACGCCTGCGCCCCGCTCCACACCCGGCCGCGGGCAATCTCCTCGACAGCCGCCGGAGTCATATGCCGCCCTTCCGCCACGCGCGCGACGAACGCATCATAGGTATTATCCATCAGGGCATTAAACCGCTCCCGGCTGCGATCGGTCAACGGCTCGTTCATCGACCACATCCCGGCGTTCGCCCCCCATTGCAACGTCCCCCAGTTCACCCCGACCTTGTCCCACAAACCGGACAGGATAAACTTGCCGCCCGTCACCCCGATCGAACCGGTCAGGGTCGCAGGCAATGCAAAAATACGGTCAGCAGGAGCCGCAATCCAGTACCCGCCCGATGCCGCCGCGCCGCCCATGGATACGATGACCGGTTTGCCCTTTTCCTTCTGTGCCTGAACCAAGGCCCGCCGGATGGTTTCGGACGCCGACGGCGAACCGCCGGGACTGTTAATCCGCAAGACAATCGCCTTGACCCGTTCATCCTCGGCCGCAGCGTCTATATAACCGGAAATATCCTCGGCCGCCGCCACATCGTCACGCCCGATGCCGCCTTCGCTGCGGGAAACAATCATGCCCTGCGCGTAGATCACAGCCACCACCGGCCGTTTAACGGCCTGCGCCAACAAGCTCTTTTCATGCCCGTGCGCCAGCGCATAATCCGCCAGCCGCACAAACGGGATATCGGTGTTATCGGGATCGCCCGTCATCTCCGCGTGCGTCTCGGCCACCAGAACATCGGCATAATCCACCCGGTCGATCAACCCGGCGACCAGAGCTTCTTTTCCGGTTAACAGGCCTTGGTCGATCTCGAACTTCAAATGAGTCACAGGCACCATCCGCGTCAACGCGATGTCATGCACCATCCGGCTTGCCATGTTGTCGATCAGCGCCGTCATCGATTCTTCCGTGGCCGCCGACATGTCGCGTTCCATAAAGCTCTCAAAGGCATTCTTATATTCCTTGCGGGCAAAAAACGCCGGCGTCACCCCGGCTTTATCCAGAAGGTCACGCATATAGGGCATCTCCGCGCGCATCCCGCTCAAAGACAAAACCCCGATCGGCTGCATCCAGATTTCATCAAAGGCCGAGGCCAGATAATACGGCGCCAGACCATTCCCGGCCTCGCCATAGGACTCGGCATAGATATAAGCAAACTTGTTCCCGTCTTCGCGGAATGTCTTCAGGGCCGCGCGCAACTCCTGAATTTGGGAAACCCCCGGCACACCGCCCTTGATCTCGGCAATTAACCCGCGCACGCGATCATCGGTAGCCGCCGCCTCCAGCGCCGCCACAGCCTCCCGTATCGTCAGCGGTTTTTTCCCGAACGGCGCAGTGAAGCCACCATGGGTGTTTTCCGGATAAGCCCCCTCGATCGGCATGTACAAAACCATATCCTTGGGCAAAGACGGCACGGATTCCTTTGAGGAAAAGAACGCCCCCATCAAGGCGCTAATCAGCACAAAAGCACCAATAACCATGCAAGTCCGTTTCAACGCCGACCAGAGAAACCCGCCTATACGCGGCTTTCTTTTCTGCGGTTTTTCCGGCTTGTGCGGCGGAGAAAACAAAGGACGTTTGCGGAAATAGTTTTGTGACATAGGCTCGGCTTTCACTCTCTTTGATACCGGTAAAAGATAACGGAAAGCCAGGGTAAAAACGAGGAGTTTTTACAGGCACTGCGCCTTATGCCGTAGCCAGTGATCGGCCAGAACACAGGCCACCATAGCTTCGGCCACGGGAACACCGCGAATTCCAACACAAGGATCATGACGCCCTTTGGTTACAATGTCGGTTTCATTACCGTCTTTATCAATGGTCCGCCGCGGCGTCAGGATCGAACTGGTCGGCTTGAATGCCACGCGCGCCACAATATCCTGTCCGCTGGAGATTCCGCCCAGAATGCCGCCTGCATGATTGGACTGGAATTCAGCCGCGCCATCCTTGCCGATCCGGATCTCATCGGCATTTTCAACGCCCGTCAAAGCCACCGTTTCAAAACCGCTGCCGATCTCGACCCCCTTGGCCGCATTGATCGACATCAACGCCTTGGCCAGATCCGCATCCAGCTTGTCATACACCGGCGCGCCCAGCCC containing:
- a CDS encoding isoaspartyl peptidase/L-asparaginase, whose translation is MTYSLMIHGGAGSSPLQEKVSQQVVLDSMTIILEAGRKILEAGGSALEAVHHCVNLLENDPHYNAGHGARANSEGNYELDAAIMDGRDMSAGAVAAVPNLKNPIDLAALVKDKTPHVLLSGEGAIRFAQEHSVPIESRDYFVLAHTKIEKLIVEEHGTVGAVARDKHGNLAAATSTGGWDTKMPGRIGDTPIIGAGTWADNHNCAVSCTGVGEQFIRTGLAKHIAFLIEEKNMDAPQAAQTAIEYLVARVNGMGGFIVIDKNGRTSSAQSSDLLRHGWIENGGPTNVSLAAPIQVHRR
- the sppA gene encoding signal peptide peptidase SppA, encoding MSQNYFRKRPLFSPPHKPEKPQKRKPRIGGFLWSALKRTCMVIGAFVLISALMGAFFSSKESVPSLPKDMVLYMPIEGAYPENTHGGFTAPFGKKPLTIREAVAALEAAATDDRVRGLIAEIKGGVPGVSQIQELRAALKTFREDGNKFAYIYAESYGEAGNGLAPYYLASAFDEIWMQPIGVLSLSGMRAEMPYMRDLLDKAGVTPAFFARKEYKNAFESFMERDMSAATEESMTALIDNMASRMVHDIALTRMVPVTHLKFEIDQGLLTGKEALVAGLIDRVDYADVLVAETHAEMTGDPDNTDIPFVRLADYALAHGHEKSLLAQAVKRPVVAVIYAQGMIVSRSEGGIGRDDVAAAEDISGYIDAAAEDERVKAIVLRINSPGGSPSASETIRRALVQAQKEKGKPVIVSMGGAAASGGYWIAAPADRIFALPATLTGSIGVTGGKFILSGLWDKVGVNWGTLQWGANAGMWSMNEPLTDRSRERFNALMDNTYDAFVARVAEGRHMTPAAVEEIARGRVWSGAQALERGLVDELGGLSEALDYAAAVVGVPDQKALNVVVMPKPLTPVEELMSLLEGQVTMGQSLQTYMRQVSWLEPFLSRMDAATQTSSSGISAYEPVSVLPD